One genomic window of Fusarium keratoplasticum isolate Fu6.1 chromosome 3, whole genome shotgun sequence includes the following:
- a CDS encoding FMN hydroxy acid dehydrogenase domain-containing protein, producing MENHRAKLDPTVFSIADLKREAIKKLDKQDKSWAGKNKDSSLPVHTIKRLTRRETVYYNEGAMDLLTLKENEEAFNRYKICPRVFVPVANMDTTTTLFGQTVPLPFGFSPSASHQLAHPDGELATSRAAAKFGIGMCLSAYSNTPLEDVIAEGIGNPFGIHICMMQDREIAAQIIKRAEACGYKAVLLSVDTPVLGLRLGEMRTDFNLPPGLTYPNIVPSEKWGKENPGKIPTLFDNTMDWPSTIAWLKTQTKLQVWLKGVMTPEDVSLSIRYGADGIIISNHGGRQLDGCPSTLDSLRVCAPIASGKIPIAVDGGIRRGSDIFKALALGANFCFLGRVPIWGLAYNGQTGVELALHILAHEFKNTMALAGCRTLSEISKHHLAVLDSKQLLCRL from the exons ATGGAGAACCATCGAGCTAAGCTGGATCCCACCGTCTTCAGCATTGCCGATCTGAAGCGGGAGGCaatcaagaagctcgacaaACAGGACAAAAGCTGGGCTGGTAAGAACAAGGACTCTTCGCTCCCGGTGCACACAATCAAGCGGCTGACACGTCGGGAAACAGTCTACTACAATGAAGGCGCTATGGATCTGCTCAC ACTCAAAGAAAATGAGGAAGCATTTAACAGGTACAAGATCTGCCCGCGCGTCTTTGTTCCCGTAGCAAATATGGACACCACCACGACACTATTCGGCCAAACG GTTCCTCTGCCGTTCGGCTTCAGCCCCAGCGCCAGCCACCAGCTGGCACACCCCGACGGCGAGCTTGCAACATCGCGAGCTGCCGCCAAGTTTGGCATTGGCATGTGTTTATCCGCCTACTCAAACACCCCTCTGGAGGATGTCATCGCGGAGGGCATAGGGAACCCCTTCGGAATCCATATTTGCATGATGCAGGACAGAGAGATTGCCGCGCAGATCATCAAGCGCGCCGAGG CATGCGGATATAAGGCGGTTCTTCTTTCTGTGGATACCCCCGTACTTGGGTTGAGACTCGGCGAGATGCGAACGGACTTCAATCTCCCACCAGGCCTCACGTACCCCAACATCGTCCCCTCTGAGAAATGGGGCAAGGAAAACCCTGGCAAGATTCCAACATTGTTTG ATAATACTATGGACTGGCCGTCCACCATTGCATGGCTCAAGACCCAGACTAAGTTGCAGGTCTGGCTCAAAGGAG TCATGACTCCAGAGGATGTCTCCCTGTCGATACGCTATGGCGCagatggcatcatcatctccaaccatgGAGGACGCCAACTGGATGGCTGCCCGTCAACCCTTGACAGTCTACGAGTGTGTGCTCCAATCGCCTCAGGGAAGATTCCGATCGCCGTAGACGGCGGCATCCGCCGGGGCTCAGACATATTCAAGGCTCTAGCTCTCGGCGCCAATTTCTGCTTTCTAGGCCGCGTTCCCATCTGGGGTCTTGCG TACAATGGCCAGACAGGCGTTGAGCTTGCCCTCCATATTCTGGCCCATGAATTCAAAAATACCATGGCCCTTGCAGG CTGCCGCACGCTTTCTGAAATCTCCAAACATCATCTTGCCGTTCTGGACTCTAAGCAGCTTCTCTGTAGACTGTGA
- a CDS encoding Aldo-ket-red domain-containing protein, giving the protein MASRNLPPRLKESLEASKCEYRQLGKSGLRISVPIFGCMSFGDKRTLPWVIGEDEALALLKAAYDRGLNTWDTANVYSNGASEEIVGKALKKFQIPRSKVIILTKCRWAVGEEPEARNFVYRSEFDASKDYQNQFGLSRAAIFNQVEASLKRLDTEYIDLLQIHRFDERTPIEETMKALHDLVQSGKVRYIGASSMWATQFARMQFVAEKNGWTQFVSMQNHYNLLYREEEREMNRFCNDTGVGIIPWAPLCRGHLARLPAQFGTTERSKGEKQSSGELSEVDQKIVGRVVELAEKHDWAMAHVALAWIGKRVTSPIIGFSSVERIEQAIGARGKELSPEEVTYLEELYQPKQVSGHA; this is encoded by the exons ATGGCCTCCCGGAACCTCCCGCCTCGACTCAAGGAGTCTCTCGAGGCGTCCAAATGCGAGTACCGCCAGCTCGGTAAATCCGGTCTCCGAATCTCGGTCCCCATCTTTGGATGCATGAGTTTTGGTGATAAGAGAACCCTTCCTTGGGTGATTGGGGAGGACGAG GCGTTGGCTCTTCTGAAGGCTGCGTATGATCGTGGACTCAACACGTGGGACACGGCCAATGTCTACAGCAATGGTGCATCGGAAGAGATTGTCGGAAAAGCTTTGAAGAAGTTCCAGATACCGCGAtccaaggtcatcatcttGACCAAATGTCGTTGGGCTGTCGGAGAGGAGCCAG AGGCGCGCAACTTTGTGTATAGATCCGAGTTCGATGCTTCCAAAGACTACCAAAACCAGTTTGGCTTGTCCAGggctgccatcttcaaccaggTCGAGGCCTCCTTGAAACGACTCGACACCGAATATATCGATCTTCTCCAGATTCACCGTTTCGATGAGAGAACCCCGATTGAGGAGACGATGAAAGCCCTGCATGATCTCGTCCAGTCCGGAAAGGTGCGTTATATCGGTGCGAGCAGCATGTGGGCCACCCAGTTTGCGAGGATGCAGTTCgtggccgagaagaacggCTGGACTCAGTTCGTCAGCATGCAAAACCATTATAACCTTCTCTACCGCGAAGAGGAGCGTGAGATGAACCGTTTCTGCAACGACACTGGCGTCGGCATAATTCCCTGGGCGCCACTCTGCAGAGGCCATCTAGCCCGACTACCTGCACAGTTTGGCACCACAGAGAGGAGCAAGGGGGAGAAGCAAAGCTCAGGCGAGCTCTCTGAAGTAGACCAAAAGATTGTTGGGCGGGTCGTCGAGTTGGCCGAGAAGCATGACTGGGCAATGGCTCATGTTGCTCTGGCTTGGATCGGCAAGCGGGTGACTAGCCCCATTATTGGTTTCAGTAGCGTTGAGAGGATCGAGCAGGCCATTGGTGCAAGAGGAAAGGAGTTGAGCCCTGAAGAAGTGACCTATCTTGAGGAGCTATATCAGCCCAAACAGGTCAGCGGTCATGCCTAG
- a CDS encoding hypothetical protein (Related to nicotinamide mononucleotide permease), translating into MSNIPKEEPCLHLENDTEAPMANVEAPLPFSPEAEKRLVRKLDRTILPWIMLLYLLSYIDRSNMGNARNIGLEEDIGLSSVQYQIASASFYIGTVLFGTIGGLMLKVVKPSTWLGICAIGWGAVSTLQATCTNPGGLIAVRFFLGVFEASFAPGCALYLSFWYLKSELSLRIAAYAGMSALSGVLSGIIAYGVGRANDMAITSWQALFIVEGIPTVAVGVATFWMLPSRPESGKSFWFTEKEHQIILSRRSRFTKNADTGISMAQVKAAFLDYRLYLFCIMYSGLSMSLAVTAVFLPTIVKDLGYHSVYANLMTAPIYAVAYVTLLATATLSDKFRVRGIPITIGGLIAGVGYICLGLLKDDTARYITCFLAVTGTYMAFPIVLTWITSTFAGDTKAGVGLGIVIAVTHAVGVAASNIYPKSDAPYYLMGNAVSSALVFLTALSAVSMSVMLYQENRRRDRRFGRPEVGLSIDMGGDADKAQDYRYEI; encoded by the exons ATGTCAAACATTCCAAAGGAGGAGCCATGCCTCCATCTGGAGAACGACACAGAGGCGCCGATGGCAAACGTTGAAGCTCCATTGCCCTTCAGccccgaggctgagaagcgaCTCGTCCGAAAGCTCGACAGAACCATCCTCCCGTGGATAATGCTCCTCTACCTCCTCTCCTATATCGACAGGAGCAATATGGGCAATGCTCGCAATATTGGCCTCGAGGAAGACATCGGCCTTAGCAGCGTCCAGTACCAGATCgcttcagcctccttctACATCGGGACCGTTCTTTTTGGAACTATCGGAGGTCTAATGCTTAAAGTCGTCAAGCCCTCCACATGGCTAGGCATATGTGCTATTGGCTGGGGAGCTGTGAGCACCCTGCAAGCTACATGTACCAATCCCGGTGGACTTATCGCGGTGCGCTTCTTTCTTGGCGTTTTCGAAGCGTCCTTTGCTCCCGGATGTGCTCTTTATCTCAGCTTCTGGTACCTCAAGTCGGAGCTATCACTGCGGATCGCAGCCTACGCAGGCATGAGCGCACTGAGCGGCGTCCTGTCGGGTATTATTGCCTACGGTGTTGGGCGTGCCAATGACATGGCTATCACTTCCTGGCAAGCCCTGTTTATTGTCGAGGGTATCCCCACCGTTGCTGTCGGAGTTGCTACCTTTTGGATGCTTCCTAGTCGGCCAGAGTCTGGGAAGTCTTTCTGGTTCACTGAAAAGGAGCATCAGATCATTCTGAGTCGACGAAGCCGATTCACCAAGAACGCGGATACGGGCATCAGCATGGCTCAAGTCAAGGC AGCCTTCCTCGACTACCGCCTCTACCTCTTCTGCATTATGTATTCAGGACTGTCCATGTCCCTTGCCGTCACCGCCGTCTTCCTACCTACAATTGTCAAAGACTTGGGCTATCACTCTGTGTATGCGAACCTGATGACAGCTCCCATCTACGCTGTCGCTTATGTCACTTTGCTCGCGACAGCGACATTGTCCGACAAATTTCGGGTCAGAGGTATTCCGATTACCATTGGAGGCTTGATTGCTGGTGTTGGGTATATCTGCCTTGGACTCTTGAAAGACGACACGGCGCGATATATAACATGTTTCCTCGCAGTCACC GGAACTTACATGGCCTTCCCTATCGTCCTTACCTGGATTACTTCGACCTTCGCCGGAGACACTAAGGCAGGCGTCGGCCTTGGTATTGTTATCGCTGTAACGCATGCTGTTGGGGTTGCTGCGTCCAACATCTACCCCAAATCTGACGCGCCGTATTATCTCATGGGCAATGCTGTGTCAAGTGCTCTTGTGTTTCTGACGGCCTTGAGCGCTGTGAGCATGAGCGTAATGCTGTACCAGGAGAATCGTAGGCGCGATCGGCGGTTTGGCAGGCCTGAAGTCGGGCTATCTATCGACATGGGAGGTGATGCGGACAAGGCCCAGGATTATCGCTATGAGATTTAA
- a CDS encoding Zn(2)-C6 fungal-type domain-containing protein: MQPQPVKATRKRVPRACDLCRFRKVRCILEAPAKPCVNCKHNGKQCTFNRRHGMASRNPRNGPPTPKSIANPTGSPSLGEPSEPDQFLMGCTSPSTNKPSAQSDYAQPANQRDPIKAANNSDVFSMTVGADANQYSAGVARRPGTTCHPDYSFLQAPDTKSLLPQDLAFLTSQGCFIVPHRAALDEFMQQYFLHVHPMLPILNEKDHWQAYNSQDSQGQGRMSILVLQGLLFVSSGFMSLETIKSLGFRTVHEAKLAFYRRAKLLYDFNCEKSSISIAQAALLLAQTHLIPHCLAGNKPLGSIWLGVAIAYARDAKAHCYFSLKTKTIAELPKFQKLHNTLKRLWWCCIICDRLLPLTSRQNIKITKSNFSFSGCPPLGSADLADESYGSDVYDPTTKLVHAEILSKLVDLCLILTDVLTVTSVFHNNPSWILSRRLAGLNDAGLCQMALSRWYSSWADVKSTILERTNESDFTGSSTSSITLFINLVEMYYQSARLSLCHYDILRCRIISTPESHNKLITQREELQGAAASVTDCLLELGRLGLTRWLPMTAIGCTAFPLALHMIDVELLGPGHDNTHSQTAVQVLDRKQQQVKVLLETMSSYRQRYYIADWVMSTICHVVKLASQQFPGLSSSEGVTNSSRAYWADILLTQPSYYLRLAMTVDLSISHGKLPDDSDFPPSLRQSSHVDKPLNLHPDAVPNFMPTTDVDERVVDLSEMEGMETTGNIDDPIEENSAKDATVPQPQIPTDLTDIPVSAPNENGMTSDNFTAALDLEMPEIPLMSLDDLHIVVSGSADNSWPYKLLGSSSGGSTAWDCFAWTGNSMGGSEVQGGFLEELDTYLGSDDYREGNLSAGVAI, translated from the exons ATGCAACCGCAGCCCGTCAAGGCCACCAGGAAACGGGTCCCGAGAGCTTGCGATCTGTGCCGGTTCCGAAAAGTCCGGTGCATCCTCGAAGCTCCGGCCAAACCCTGCGTCAACTGCAAACACAATGGGAAGCAATGCACATTTAATCGACGACATGGAATGGC GTCGCGCAATCCACGAAATGGCCCCCCGACTCCGAAGTCCATCGCGAACCCGACCGGAAGCCCAAGCCTCGGAGAGCCCTCGGAACCTGATCAATTCCTGATGGGATGCACCTCCCCTTCAACGAACAAGCCTTCGGCTCAATCCGACTATGCTCAGCCTGCCAATCAGCGCGATCCAATTAAGGCCGCGAATAACTCGGATGTTTTCTCGATGACCGTTGGTGCTGATGCCAATCAGTACTCCGCGGGGGTAGCCAGAAGACCCGGAACAACCTGTCACCCTGATTATTCTTTCCTACAAGCTCCCGATACTAAGAGCCTTCTGCCTCAAGACCTCGCCTTTCTCACTAGTCAGGGATGCTTTATCGTCCCTCATAGAGCCGCTCTCGATGAGTTCATGCAGCAGTACTTTCTGCATGTTCATCCCATGCTGCCGATCTTGAATGAGAAGGACCACTGGCAAGCATATAATTCACAAGACTCACAAGGCCAGGGTCGCATGTCCATCCTGGTATTGCAGGGACTCCTGTTCGTTTCGTCCGGG TTCATGTCATTGGAGACCATCAAGTCCTTGGGGTTCCGCACCGTCCATGAAGCAAAGCTTGCATTCTACCGACGAGCTAAA CTTCTTTACGACTTCAATTGCGAAAAGTCATCCATCTCTATCGCCCAAGCTGCATTGCTTCTGGCGCAAACCCACTTGATACCACACTGCCTCGCTGGTAACAAACCGTTGGGTTCAATATGGCTCGGAGTTGCCATTGCCTACGCTCGTGATGCCAAAGCCCATTGCTACTTCTCATTAAAGACCAAGACCATTGCCGAGCTCCCCAAGTTTCAGAAGCTACACAACACCCTCAAACGACTTTGGTGGTGTTGCATCATCTGCGACAGACTATTGCCACTCACTTCGCGTCAGAACATCAAGATCACCAAGTCAAACTTCAGTTTCTCCGGTTGCCCGCCTCTCGGAAGTGCAGATCTGGCTGACGAGTCATACGGGTCTGATGTGTACGATCCAACCACCAAGCTCGTTCACGCCGAGATACTTTCAAAGCTGGTTGACCTCTGCCTCATTCTCACCGATGTTCTCACTGTCACATCCGTGTTTCATAACAATCCATCTTGGATCCTCTCTAGAAGGCTAGCAGGCTTGAACGATGCGGGCCTTTGCCAGATGGCACTTTCCCGGTGGTACAGTTCATGGGCCGATGTTAAATCGACAATCCTggaacgaacgaacgaaaGCGATTTCACAGGGTCTTCCACCTCATCCATAACCCTTTTTATCAACCTGGTCGAGATGTACTATCA gtcggcgcgactTTCTCTCTGCCACTATGATATACTCCGCTGCAGGATTATTTCTACACCCGAATCCCATAACAAGTTAATCACGCAAAGAGAAGAACTCCAGGGCGCAGCAGCAAGCGTGACGGACTGTCTTCTAGAACTGGGTCGACTAGGACTGACACGATGGCTACCCATGACTGC TATCGGATGCACTGCATTCCCGCTAGCTCTACACATGATCgacgttgagcttcttgggccAGGGCATGATAATACTCACTCGCAGACGGCTGTGCAAGTTCTTGATCGGAAGCAGCAAcaggtcaaggtcctcctcgAAACAATGAGTAGCTACAGACAACGCTACTACATTGCAGATTGGGTCATGAGCACCATATGCCACGTCGTCAAACTTGCCAGTCAGCAGTTCCCAGGATTGTCGTCAAGTGAGGGTGTCACGAACTCCTCTCGTGCATACTGGGCAGATATACTGCTCACTCAGCCCAGCTATTACTTGCGACTTGCCATGACAGTTGATCTCAGCATCAGCCATGGAAAGCTTCCAGATGATTCCGATTTCCCCCCCTCTTTGCGACAATCCTCACACGTGGACAAGCCCTTGAATCTTCACCCAGACGCCGTGCCGAACTTCATGCCAACGACAGATGTTGACGAGCGAGTGGTGGACCTCTCAGAAATGGAAGGAATGGAGACGACTGGAAACATTGACGACCCTATCGAGGAAAACTCGGCCAAGGATGCAACTGTCCCACAACCACAGATCCCAACAGATCTCACGGATATTCCCGTCAGCGCACCCAACGAGAATGGGATGACATCTGACAATTTCACTGCCGCACTCGATCTTGAAATGCCCGAGATTCCTCTAATGTCTCTCGATGACCTGCACATCGTTGTTTCAGGCTCCGCAGACAACTCTTGGCCGTATAAACTCCTCGGCTCGTCGTCAGGTGGCTCTACGGCGTGGGATTGCTTTGCATGGACGGGAAACAGCATGGGTGGGTCAGAAGTGCAAGGGGGTTttcttgaggagcttgataCATATCTTGGGTCGGATGATTATAGAGAAGGGAATTTGTCTGCTGGTGTAGCTATCTGA
- a CDS encoding 2-dehydropantoate 2-reductase, translating into MSATKANVLLVGGGGIGTMTAVNLVAGGKANVTMVLRSNYSVVEKNGFDIKSVDHGEIKNWRPHRVLPAVPNVSVENLEPYDYVVCVTKNTPDISPTVIDIIGPAITPAKTVVVLVQNGLNIEKAIIATFPQNIVLSGVSMMGSHELRHGVIEHDDKDILVLGPFRNPNVESAAEQAAGKDFADRYTAGGKTTCNYVEDAGFSRWRKLVYNACLNPICAILQLDSGRLRLAEVAYPLLRPAMNEIIAAAEACGHELPATVIKDMIELDPMDMYFSPSMCVDVSKGNFIEYEVILGEPLREGGKRGVPMPTIAMLYNMCKALQWRTKEGRGMVTVPPKGNYA; encoded by the exons ATGAGCGCGACTAAGGCAAACGTTCTCCTCGTTGGAGGTGGCGGCATCGGAACCATGACCGCTGTCAATCTGGTTGCTGGTGGCAAGGCCAATGTTACCATGGTCCTGCGCAGTAATTACAGCGTGGTGGAGAAGAACGGCTTCGATATTAAGTCAGTCGACCATGGAGAGATCAAGAACTGGAGACCTCACAGGG TCCTCCCGGCCGTGCCCAATGTGTCGGTCGAGAACCTGGAGCCCTATGACTATGTTGTTTGCGTGACCAAGAACACGCCCGACATTTCTCCCACCGTAATCGACATTATCGGCCCAGCTATTACCCCAGCCAAAACTGTGGTTGTCCTCGTCCAGAACGGCCTTAACATTGAGAAGGCCATCATTGCCACATTCCCGCAGAACATTGTTTTATCGGGTGTCTCGATGATGGGTTCGCACGAGCTGCGACATGGCGTCATTGAGcacgacgacaaggacatcTTGGTTCTGGGACCATTCCGCAACCCGAACGTCGAGTCGGCCGCGGAGCAGGCTGCTGGCAAAGACTTCGCTGACCGGTACACAGCAGGCGGCAAGACTACCTGTAACTACGTTGAGGACGCCGGCTTCTCGCGCTGGCGGAAACTAGTTTACAACGCTTGCCTCAATCCCATCTGTGCCATCCTTCAGCTGGACTCCGGGCGTCTTCGATTGGCCGAAGTGGCGTACCCCCTCCTCCGGCCAGCCATGAACGAGATTatcgctgctgctgaagccTGCGGCCATGAGTTACCTGCGACCGTGATCAAGGACATGATTGAGTTGGACCCGATGGACATGTACTTCTCCCCTAGCATGTGTGTCGACGTCTCAAAG GGTAACTTTATCGAGTACGAAGTCATCCTAGGAGAACCCCTTCGGGAGGGCGGGAAGCGTGGTGTCCCAATGCCGACGATTGCCATGCTCTATAATATGTGCAAGGCCCTCCAGTGGCGCACCAAGGAGGGCAGGGGCATGGTCACTGTACCACCCAAGGGAAATTATGCTTAA
- a CDS encoding Carboxylic ester hydrolase produces the protein MKSSTALLASLVGLAQASHGPYPRECSAETIDIPPIFGLKVVSIQATSMFNETVLAPDGAMRNSFPVDRNLTGLSYCNVTVTTRHPGYAEGAISTGIYLPLKGWNERMLGIGGSGFVAGNLRPDVLAPIASGWATVSSSAGVSVGTMANRTTEVQNSDAWALRSTGNVDLEALADFGYRALGDAAAIGKAVVESFYGQPPRYRYWNGCSTGGRQALMLAQRYPDAYHGLLGGCPAINWARFLSTDIVPQLVMRDVAGGHVPAPCEFLAITTAALEECDGLDGVVDGYVTDPEACKFNASSVLGKTIDCPDLPGGTITISKAAVVAAEAAWAGYHTVDGEWRYYGVSRTTNITGGGSLANTICQANGTCNLAPFGIANNWVKNFLMKDLEADPMTLTLAEFDRLWQVSVQEWASFMATDDPDLRPLHRAGGKLLVWHGLDDIQIHAGGTEEYYNRVLAVDQNATDYFRFFQAPGIGHCSGGAGAYPGESLQSLMDWVEKDTAPNTLYGRTTSGKERPLCLYPKKVIYNGGKNTGDASSYSCV, from the coding sequence atgaagtcCTCCACCGCCTTACTCGCCTCCCTCGTAGGCCTCGCTCAAGCCTCTCATGGCCCTTACCCTCGAGAATGCTCAGCAGAGACTATCGACATACCACCCATCTTTGGGCTCAAGGTTGTTTCTATTCAAGCAACCAGTATGTTTAACGAAACCGTTCTAGCACCCGACGGAGCTATGCGAAATTCATTCCCTGTTGACCGTAACCTCACTGGCTTGTCCTATTGCAATGTCACGGTCACCACTCGCCACCCCGGCTACGCCGAGGGAGCCATCAGTACCGGCATTTACCTGCCTCTAAAGGGCTGGAACGAGCGCATGCTGGGCATTGGCGGCAGTGGCTTCGTCGCGGGGAACTTGCGCCCTGATGTACTCGCGCCTATCGCGTCTGGCTGGGCTACTGTGTCTTCATCGGCAGGAGTTTCGGTGGGCACAATGGCCAACCGGACAACTGAGGTTCAAAACTCGGATGCTTGGGCTTTGCGCAGTACAGGCAACGTGGACCTCGAAGCTCTCGCCGACTTCGGGTACCGTGCCCTCGGCGATGCCGCCGCTATCGGTAAAGCAGTCGTTGAAAGCTTCTATGGACAACCTCCCCGCTACCGCTACTGGAACGGCTGTTCGACTGGCGGGCGGCAAGCTTTGATGCTGGCGCAACGGTACCCAGATGCATAccatggccttcttggcggctGCCCGGCAATCAACTGGGCCAGATTTCTGTCCACCGATATCGTGCCGCAGCTCGTTATGCGAGACGTCGCTGGGGGGCACGTCCCGGCTCCATGCGAGTTCCTAGCCATTACTACTGCCGCGCTGGAGGAATGTGACGGATTGGACGGGGTCGTGGATGGGTATGTCACGGACCCAGAAGCATGCAAGTTCAACGCTTCGTCCGTCCTAGGCAAGACAATCGACTGCCCCGACCTCCCGGGCGGCACAATCACCATATCCAAAGCTGCTGTGGTagccgccgaggctgctTGGGCAGGATATCACACCGTCGACGGCGAGTGGCGCTACTACGGCGTGAGCCGGACCACCAACATCACTGGAGGTGGTAGCCTTGCCAACACTATCTGCCAAGCGAATGGTACCTGCAACCTGGCGCCCTTTGGCATTGCCAATAACTGGGTCAAGAACTTCCTCATGAAAGACCTTGAGGCCGATCCCATGACCTTGACTCTTGCCGAGTTCGACCGCCTCTGGCAGGTCTCAGTTCAAGAGTGGGCTTCGTTCATGGCCACCGACGACCCGGATCTGCGTCCCTTGCATAGGGCCGGCGGCAAACTTCTTGTATGGCACGGCCTGGACGACATCCAGATCCATGCGGGCGGAACAGAGGAGTACTACAACCGAGTTCTGGCCGTCGATCAAAATGCGACTGACTATTTCCGATTTTTCCAAGCTCCTGGGATTGGCCATTGCTCTGGCGGAGCTGGCGCGTATCCTGGCGAGTCTTTGCAGTCTCTAATGGACTGGGTTGAGAAAGACACGGCACCCAACACCCTGTATGGCCGTACTACAAGTGGCAAGGAACGCCCGCTCTGTTTATACCCCAAGAAGGTTATTTATAATGGCGGGAAGAACACAGGTGATGCTAGCTCTTATAGCTGCGTTTAA
- a CDS encoding SGL domain-containing protein — protein sequence MNWFAPPPVLEPKLLTALPSRFRTLGLSEHSTNQKRGRPLHSFLEGPLVRGNTLYLTDIPYGRIFAVDLTTKEWKLLIQYDGEPNGLAWHEQRQQVLIADFKQGILALDPDTKTLTTVMNRFNGERLKGPNDLIVARDGSIIFTDQGMSGLQDPTGRVYRIGSNFNMGTGDNRVEVLLRNCPSPNGLVLDADEKNLFVAMTRDNSVWLAPLYADSSVQRTGRFSNYFGVGGPDGLLTDVEGNLFVAHSTLGTVFVHHKDGTPRAIITTKEFGSGTTNLTWGRDNKTLYIVESGSGTILTLDWHFRGTM from the coding sequence ATGAATTGGTTCGCTCCACCTCCAGTTTTAGAGCCAAAGCTCTTGACCGCACTCCCGTCCAGATTTCGAACGCTCGGCCTTTCAGAGCACTCAACAAACCAGAAACGTGGGCGGCCTCTACACAGCTTTCTCGAAGGTCCTCTTGTTAGGGGAAACACGTTGTATCTAACCGACATTCCCTACGGTCGAATCTTTGCCGTCGATCTTACGACCAAAGAATGGAAGCTATTGATTCAATACGATGGCGAACCAAACGGCCTAGCATGGCATGAGCAACGACAGCAAGTTCTCATTGCCGACTTCAAGCAGGGTATCCTTGCGCTCGACCCCGATACCAAGACCTTGACCACCGTTATGAACCGTTTCAACGGTGAGCGGCTCAAGGGGCCCAACGACTTGATCGTCGCCCGTGAcggcagcatcatctttACAGATCAGGGCATGAGCGGACTTCAAGATCCAACCGGGCGTGTGTATCGTATCGGCTCAAACTTCAATATGGGCACTGGCGACAACCGTGTCGAGGTACTACTTCGCAACTGCCCATCACCCAACGGGCTGGTTctcgatgccgatgagaAGAATCTCTTTGTTGCCATGACGAGGGACAACAGCGTCTGGCTCGCACCACTATACGCAGATAGCAGTGTGCAGCGAACAGGGCGGTTCTCCAACTACTTTGGCGTCGGTGGGCCAGACGGTTTGTTAACAGATGTGGAGGGGAATCTCTTCGTCGCCCATTCCACGTTGGGTACCGTGTTCGTGCATCATAAAGACGGCACACCGAGGGCAATCATTACCACAAAAGAGTTCGGCTCAGGAACCACGAATCTGACTTGGGGAAGAGATAACAAAACACTTTACATTGTCGAGAGTGGCTCTGGCACTATCTTGACTTTAGATTGGCACTTTAGAGGGACTATGTAA